In Drosophila pseudoobscura strain MV-25-SWS-2005 chromosome 4, UCI_Dpse_MV25, whole genome shotgun sequence, the following proteins share a genomic window:
- the LOC117184162 gene encoding cell wall protein DAN4 yields the protein MIWRFFAIFVLWAALTVTNSRTQSTQEAIAEATTIDPKNERESTLCTIFPHLPVCQTTTATIEETTTTDAPTTIEETTTTDAPTTTEETTTTEAPTTIEETTTTEAPTTLDETTTTDAPTTTKETTATDAPTTTEETTPTDSPTTTEETTTTDAPTTTEETTTTDAPTTIEETTTTDAPTTTEESTTNDAPTTIEETTTTDAPTTTEETTATDAPTTIEETTTTDAPTTTEESTTNDAPTTIEETTTPDAPTTTEETTSTDAPTTIEETTTTDAPTTTEESTTKDAPTTIEETTTTDAPTTTEETTPTDSPTTIEETTTTDAPTTTEETTTTDAPTTTEETTTTDAPTTIEETTTTDAPTTLDEKTTTDAPSTTEETTTTDAPTTTEETTATDAPTTTEETTPTDSPTTIEETTTTDTPTTIEETTTTDAPTTTEETTTTDAPTTIEETTTTDAPTTIEETTTTDAPTTIEETTTTGATTTEEASTTSSTSSDRSTETTTSATNSQPNLEQHIHYHEIFGPPGFALPLPGLPLPPLIFPGPTLPLTEADASILGIFPIPPPPLPPRLPRPPRPPPPLPFFNIFGK from the exons ATG ATCTGGCGTTTCTTTGCTATTtttgtactgtgggctgcgcTTACGGTAACGAACAGTAGAACTCAATCAACACAAGAAGCAAtagcagaagcaacaacaatagatCCCAAAAATGAAAGAGAATCCACTTTATGCACTATATTTCCACATTTACCAGTGTGccaaacaacaactgcaactattgaagaaacaacaaccaccGATGCACCTACAACTAtagaagaaacaacaacaaccgatGCACCAACAACTActgaagaaacaacaacaaccgaaGCACCTACAACTAtagaagaaacaacaacaaccgagGCACCCACAACTTTagacgaaacaacaacaaccgatGCACCAACAACTACTAAAGAAACAACAGCCACCGATGCACCTACAACTACTGAAGAAACAACACCCACCGATTCACCAACAACTActgaagaaacaacaaccaccGATGCACCAACAACTActgaagaaacaacaacaaccgatGCACCTACAACTAtagaagaaacaacaaccaccGATGCACCTACAACCACTGAAGAATCAACAACCAACGATGCACCTACAACTAtagaagaaacaacaaccaccGATGCACCAACAACTACTGAAGAAACAACAGCCACCGATGCACCTACAACTAtagaagaaacaacaaccaccGATGCACCTACAACCACTGAAGAATCAACAACCAACGATGCACCTACAACTAtagaagaaacaacaacccCCGATGCACCAACAACTACTGAAGAAACAACATCAACCGATGCACCTACAACTAtagaagaaacaacaaccaccGATGCACCTACAACCACTGAAGAATCAACAACCAAGGATGCACCTACAACTAtagaagaaacaacaaccaccGATGCACCAACAACTACTGAAGAAACAACACCCACCGATTCACCAACAACTATtgaagaaacaacaaccaccGATGCACCTACAACTActgaagaaacaacaacaaccgatGCACCTACAACTActgaagaaacaacaacaaccgatGCACCTACAACTAtagaagaaacaacaaccaccGATGCACCCACAACTTTAGACGAAAAGACAACCACCGATGCACCATCAACTActgaagaaacaacaacaaccgatGCACCAACAACTACTGAAGAAACAACAGCCACCGATGCACCTACAACTACTGAAGAAACAACACCCACCGATTCACCAACAACTATtgaagaaacaacaaccaccGATACACCTACAACCAtagaagaaacaacaaccaccGATGCACCAACAACTActgaagaaacaacaacaaccgatGCACCTACAACTAtagaagaaacaacaaccaccGATGCACCAACAACTAtagaagaaacaacaaccaccGATGCACCTACAACTATTGAAGAAACAACCACCACTGGAGCGACAACAACGGAAGAGGCATCCACAACTTCCAGCACTTCATCAGACAGAAGCACGGAGACCACGACTTCAGCAACCAATTCTCAACCGAATCTAGAGCAACACATTCATTATCACGAGATATTTGGGCCGCCGGGCTTTGCACTGCCTTTGCCAggacttccacttccaccctTGATATTTCCCGGACCTACCTTGCCACTAACAGAAGCTGATGCTTCCATACTTGGCATTTTTCCTATTCCTCCTCCGCCTTTACCGCCACGTCTGCCAAGACCCCCAAGACCGCCACCACCGCTCCCgtttttcaacattttcgggaaataa
- the Dyrk2 gene encoding dual specificity tyrosine-phosphorylation-regulated kinase 2 — MLDRCEMPIQLDNEKLRRDVRLSSSRLDLPQLCNGSRRGLDGHNNHVAVNEAVTTTTSLNGNSNSSHNNNNNNIGSPVSSSTTNSSSNGGNERGSSTKSNSSSGSGSSGNSASSTGSGELKCNTPMTPSELVKKFRNYLTDLEFEELKVYKEVWYFGQHASKNYNKPAPTANTTNLGYDDDNGNYKIIEHDHIAFRYEILEVIGKGSFGQVIRALDHKTNTHVAIKIIRNKKRFLNQAVVELNILDELREKDADGSHNVIHMLDYTYFRKHLCITFELMSLNLYELIKKNNYNGFSMSLIRRFCNSIVKCLRLLYKENIIHCDLKPENILLKQRGSSSIKVIDFGSSCYVDRKIYTYIQSRFYRSPEVILGLQYGTAIDMWSLGCILAELYTGFPLFPGENEVEQLACIMEVLGLPPKVLISVARRRRLFFDSRDAPRCITNTKGRKRAPGSKSLAQILHCQDRYFIDFLQRCLEWDPAERMTPDEAAHHEFLQPSTSSRHRSCRMSSSSSSSGLNSVSQKSSCYNFAEISPGSGGPVVASITSTTAVSNAAITTTKSRQPQQQQQQQSHSHSNHINHTSHSHAQSNGHLPDIKLSAGDKYNSMQKVAVRSKITSSVSDLESVQQYSLHRIYGGVGTGSTHHVSSAATRKHLNGVSNVGASSKYGSSTLAHNHHNVNHHNASTATLATATHHHHHHAAVGQPVSNGAASGAMSHSQSTGDVSDRAIFGRA; from the exons ATGTTGGATCGATGCGAAATGCCG ATCCAGCTGGACAATGAGAAGCTGCGACGAGATGTGCGGCTCTCCAGCTCCCGCCTGGACCTGCCTCAGCTCTGCAATGGGTCGCGGCGCGGCCTGGATGGCCACAACAACCATGTGGCAGTGAATGAGGCCGTCACCACAACGACGTCCCtcaatggcaacagcaacagcagccacaacaacaacaacaacaacattggCTCCCCCGTCTCCTCGTCgaccaccaacagcagcagcaacggtgGCAACGAGCGCGGCTCCTCCACCAAGTCCAAcagtagcagcggcagcggcagctccgGCAACTCGGCCAGCAGCACAGGCAGCGGCGAGCTTAAGTGCAACACGCCCATGACGCCATCTG AGCTGGTGAAGAAGTTCCGCAACTACCTGACCGATCTGGAGTTCGAGGAGCTCAAGGTGTACAAGGAGGTCTGGTACTTTGGCCAGCACGCCAGCAAGAACTACAACAAGCCCGCCCCCACAGCCAACACCACGAATCTGGGCTATGACGACGATAATGGCAACTACAAGATC ATCGAACACGATCACATAGCCTTCCGTTACGAGATTCTGGAGGTGATTGGCAAGGGCAGCTTCGGGCAGGTGATCAGGGCCCTAGACCACAAGACCAACACACACGTGGCCATCAAGATCATAAGGAACAAGAAGCGCTTCCTCAACCAGGCCGTCGTCGAGCTGAATATcctcgacgagctgcgcgAAAAGGACGCGGATGGATCTCACAATGTCATCCACATGCTGGACTACACATATTTCCGCAAACATTTGTGCATTACCTTCGAGCTGATGAG CTTGAACCTTTACGAGCTGATCAAGAAGAACAACTACAATGGATTCAGCATGAGTCTGATCCGACGCTTCTGCAACTCGATTGTAAAGTGCCTGCGACTGCTCTACAAGGAAAACATCATTCACTGTGATCTCAAGCCG GAAAACATCTTGCTCAAACAGCgcggcagcagctccatcAAAGTGATCGACTTCGGCAGCTCCTGCTATGTGGATCGCAAGATCTATACCTACATCCAGTCGAGGTTCTATCGCTCCCCGGAGGTGATTCTGGGCCTGCAGTATGGCACGGCCATCGACATGTGGAGCCTGG GCTGCATACTGGCCGAGCTGTACACGGGATTCCCGCTCTTCCCCGGCGAGAACGAGGTGGAGCAGCTGGCCTGCATCATGGAGGTGCTGGGGCTGCCGCCGAAGGTGCTCATTTCGGTGGCCAGGCGTCGGCGTCTGTTCTTCGACTCGAGGGATGCGCCGCGCTGCATCACAAACACCAAGGGGCGGAAGAGGGCCCCGGGTAGCAAGTCACTGGCCCAGATCTTGCACTGCCAGGATCGGTACTTCATTGACTTCCTGCAGCGCTGCCTGGAGTGGGATCCCGCGGAGCGGATGACGCCCGACGAGGCGGCCCACCACGAATTCCTACAGCCCTCCACCTCCAGTCGCCATCGCAGCTGCCGCATGTcgagcagctcctccagctcggGCCTGAACAGCGTCTCCCAGAAGTCCTCCTGCTACAACTTCGCAGAGATCTCACCAGGCAGCGGAGGGCCCGTGGTCGCGTCCATCACCAGCACCACTGCAGTAAGCAATGCggccatcaccaccaccaagTCTAgacagccgcagcaacagcagcagcagcagagtcacagccacagcaaccaCATCAACCACACGAGCCACAGTCACGCCCAGTCGAATGGACACCTGCCCGACATCAAGCTGAGCGCCGGCGATAAGTACAACAGCATGCAGAAGGTGGCGGTGCGCTCCAAGATCACCTCGAGCGTCTCCGACCTGGAGTCCGTGCAGCAGTACTCGCTGCACCGCATATACGGGGGCGTGGGCACCGGCAGCACCCACCACGTCTCCTCGGCGGCCACCAGGAAGCATCTGAACGGGGTCAGCAACGTGGGCGCGTCTTCCAAATACGGCAGCTCGACACTGGCGCACAACCATCACAATGTGAACCACCACAACGCGTCGACGGCCACGCTTGCCACGGCCacccaccatcaccatcaccacgCAGCAGTCGGCCAGCCGGTGAGCAATGGTGCGGCCAGTGGCGCCATGTCGCACTCTCAGTCCACTGGCGATGTCTCCGACAGAGCCATCTTTGGGAGGGCTTGA
- the LOC4816476 gene encoding uncharacterized protein: MRVSLALWGTLCLWVVTANAQGFIPPPNAGLHNAPFHNSHRRQLNLQQYNQQNFVQAGVELPIPHRQQQQAQHTHLHHQAPQQHRFGQFPQHQQQQQPLAPTQQQPHGNQQFQRSTQSQLQTAPQFPQQQHQQQQTQQQLPSASSNLDLHHQNFLDLRNYAGSQQQQHPHQQQQQQQQLPQRHKQFDSRLQSTAFPPQPSRETYQQQQTQQQFSYQQPQQFGSQVLPQTTQKLPSQAPVPTFQTIPQQTPHPIQHQQQQQQQHGQFNYQPQPALPQYQLTPQLGLPVPPLFSTLQSTPFPAQPTREAFQQQQQQQQQQQQQPQGQQFQHQFVNAPAQHQPADQEYKQKLIQKHEQFVAKQYEKSQHKVRQQHEEFLVKQHQIKQHILPTIITQHNGNYQHSPYGVGPPRGRPVAHPTDYNQFNSALQQYYKEHPTTTTTTTTTTTTEATTTPKKNIYAQVKSELGKYPSQKGAGKKPVKTFARDDLLKQLKAALSEAPQQPLTGNKTYDEMDLLLPNGQRVQVIRTTDPNLVQGQKAYSQEQLQTLLAQQALGSEAKLSLSDVAPSKSKDLELPGGGKVQILRSPDPQESDTLPTGSLPGGVDLSSLAALYGGGAGDIQGISSGANSIASSAVITSDSDEPPSLEELAKRGLIPDGYEIEGLSPKSETQATPAPAVPAKKKATYVYLEEQADGSFKIQGVKANGEKETKQTGAEVESILERIRNGEIKLPPSVSRLTLPNDELVEIKSGKIIQTTRAPLTTTSSTTTTTTTTPAPFVSRGTPSNHRQYHPSRTSTTSTTTSPPYTPRYSPIYESSTSNAAAASLIRTTPAPVYSSSPVTASSYLGGVSVSTHLPVVTERLSDLAHTPELLPPAPQYADALVQETENTEKAAQAGPGVTSVLSNPSEDLLQILKSNGLFAMAKYLRQSGLDSILNETGPYTIFVPTDKAFKNLLVQLGGPERAEEKFQSNPRLLSGLLLHHVIPGAFEIATLQDEMTGVSLAGTQLRVNQYNMHDQEWNDVTLTTINGAMVVLNKKDIKIPQGVAHAVDRVMFPLPVGDLLQTLQSDREGRFSNFLKILYTSGLSEKLQSKGVKTYTVFAPVDKSFSELDSDTLEKLYNDKEAAEQFAMKHIVPGALFSAGMRFYQVKDSLYTGKTVILQKTSAGKIKVNDAQMVTSNIPATNGVIHALDGVLA; encoded by the exons ATGCGAGTCTCATTGGCACTGTGGGGCACTCTGTGCCTGTGGGTGGTTACGGCGAATGCACAGGGATTTATTCCGCCACCCAACGCGGGTCTTCATAATGCG CCCTTTCACAACTCGCATCGTCGCCAGCTGAATCTGCAGCAGTACAATCAGCAAAACTTTGTCCAGGCAGGCGTCGAGCTGCCCATTCCccaccgccagcagcagcaggcgcaacACACCCATCTGCACCACCAGGCACCGCAGCAGCATCGGTTCGGCCAGTTcccacagcaccagcagcagcagcagccgctggcGCCCACCCAGCAGCAACCCCACGGCAATCAGCAGTTCCAACGGTCCACCCAAAGCCAGTTGCAAACGGCTCCTCAATtccctcagcagcagcatcaacaacaacagacgcagcagcagctgccctCGGCTTCCAGCAATCTGGATCTGCATCATCAGAACTTCTTGGACTTGCGTAACTACGCAGGctcccagcagcaacagcacccccatcaacagcagcaacagcaacaacagttgcCCCAACGCCACAAGCAATTTG ACTCCCGCTTGCAGTCGACCGCTTTCCCACCACAACCCTCGAGGGAAACctaccagcaacagcaaacccAGCAGCAGTTTTCCtaccagcagccccagcaatTCGGATCTCAAGTTCTGCCTCAGACCACACAGAAGTTGCCCAGCCAGGCGCCTGTGCCCACCTTCCAGACTATTCCACAACAGACTCCGCATCCCatccagcaccagcaacagcagcaacagcagcatggCCAATTCAACTATCAGCCTCAGCCAGCCCTTCCGCAGTACCAATTGACACCCCAGCTGGGTCTGCCTGTGCCTCCACTCTTCAGCACTTTGCAGTCCACACCCTTTCCAGCGCAGCCCACGAGAGAAGctttccagcagcagcagcagcaacaacagcagcagcaacagcaaccccAAGGTCAGCAATTCCAGCACCAATTTGTGAATGCTCCCGCTCAGCACCAGCCAGCAGATCAGGAGTACAAGCAGAAGCTCATCCAGAAACACGAGCAGTTTGTGGCCAAGCAGTACGAGAAGTCACAGCACAAGGTGCGCCAGCAGCATGAGGAGTTCCTGGTTAAGCAGCACCAGATTAAGCAGCACATCCTGCCGACGATCATCACCCAGCATAATGGAAACTACCAGCACTCGCCCTATGGCGTAGGACCGCCACGTGGACGCCCGGTGGCCCATCCCACCGATTACAACCAGTTCAACAGCGCCCTACAGCAGTACTACAAGGAGCACCCAaccacgacgacgaccacgacaacgacaaccacCACTGAGGCCACCACCACGCCCAAGAAGAACATCTATGCCCAGGTCAAGTCGGAGCTCGGAAAGTATCCCAGCCAGAAGGGCGCTGGCAAGAAGCCTGTCAAGACCTTTGCCCGGGATGATCTATTGAAGCAGCTGAAGGCAGCCCTCTCAGAAGCCCCGCAGCAGCCCTTGACTGGCAACAAGACCTACGACGAAATGGATCTTTTGCTGCCCAATGGCCAGAGAGTCCAGGTGATACGCACCACGGATCCCAACCTTGTGCAGGGTCAGAAAGCTTATTcccaggagcagctgcagacCCTGCTGGCCCAACAAGCGCTGGGATCAGAGGCCAAGTTGAGCCTCAGCGATGTGGCTCCCAGCAAGAGTAAGGACCTGGAACTGCCCGGTGGTGGTAAAGTGCAAATCCTGCGGTCCCCAGATCCCCAGGAGTCCGACACCCTCCCAACCGGATCGCTGCCGGGAGGTGTAGATCTATCCAGCCTGGCAGCTCTATATGGTGGTGGAGCCGGCGACATACAGGGCATTAGCAGTGGAGCCAACAGCATCGCCAGCTCGGCCGTCATCACTTCAGATTCGGATGAACCACCCTCCCTGGAAGAGCTGGCCAAGCGTGGACTTATTCCCGATGGCTATGAGATCGAGGGTCTAAGCCCAAAGTCCGAGACACAGGCAACGCCAGCACCGGCGGTACCGGCCAAGAAGAAGGCCACCTACGTGTACCTCGAAGAACAGGCCGATGGCAGCTTCAAGATCCAGGGAGTGAAGGCCAATGGCGAGAAGGAAACCAAGCAGACTGGCGCGGAAGTCGAGAGCATTCTGGAGAGGATCAGGAATGGTGAGATCAAGCTGCCCCCTTCTGTGTCCCGTCTGACCCTTCCCAACGATGAGCTCGTGGAGATCAAAAGCGGAAAGATCATCCAGACCACCCGGGCCCCACTGACAACGACCAGTAGCacaacaaccaccacaacGACCACACCAGCTCCATTTGTTTCTCGCGGCACGCCCAGCAATCATCGTCAGTATCATCCCTCCCGGACATCGACCACCAGCACAACGACTAGTCCGCCCTACACTCCTCGCTACAGCCCCATCTATGAAAGCAGCACCTCCAACGCGGCAGCTGCGAGCCTGATCCGCACCACGCCCGCTCCAGTGTATAGCTCTTCGCCGGTGACAGCCTCTTCGTACCTGGGAGGAGTCTCTGTCTCCACCCACCTGCCAGTGGTTACCGAACGTCTCTCGGATCTAGCCCACACACCGGAGCTGCTGCCACCTGCGCCTCAGTATGCTGACGCTCTTGTCCAGGAAACCGAGAATACAGAGAAGGCAGCCCAGGCTGGTCCGGGTGTTACCTCCGTTCTGTCCAATCCGAGCGAGGATTTGCTGCAGATATTGAAGTCGAATGGGCTCTTTGCTATGGCCAAGTACCTCCGCCAGTCGGGATTGGACAGCATTCTTAATGAGACAGGACCCTACACCATATTTGTGCCCACTGACAAGGCCTTCAAAAATCTCCTGGTACAATTGGGTGGACCCGAGCGCGCAGAGGAGAAGTTCCAGTCCAATCCAAGACTGCTGAGTGGG TTATTACTTCACCACGTGATCCCTGGAGCCTTTGAAATTGCCACGTTGCAAGACGAGATGACGGGCGTGTCCCTGGCTGGAACCCAGCTCCGTGTCAATCAGTACAATATGCACGACCAGGAGTGGAACGATGTCACT CTCACTACCATCAATGGAGCCATGGTTGTGCTGAATAAGAAGGACATCAAGATCCCTCAGGGAGTGGCCCATGCCGTGGATCGTGTCATGTTCCCACTGCCCGTAGGAGATCTTCTGCAGACTCTGCAATCCGATCGCGAGGGTCGCTTTAGCAACTTCCTCAAGATTCTTTACACCTCTGGACTGTCCGAGAAGCTGCAGAGCAAGG GTGTAAAAACGTACACTGTTTTTGCCCCAGTGGACAAGAGCTTCAGTGAACTGGACTCGGACACGCTGGAGAAGCTATACAATGATAAGGAAGCCGCCGAGCAGTTTGCCATGAAGCACATAGTACCTGGAGCTCTCTTCTCCGCTGGTATGCGTTTCTACCAGGTTAAGGACTCGCTGTACACGGGCAAGACCGTGATTCTGCAGAAGACCTCTGCTGGAAAGATCAAGGTGAATGATGCCCAGATGGTCACATCCAACATCCCTGCCACCAATGGAGTGATCCATGCCTTGGACGGCGTTCTTGCGTGA